Proteins encoded together in one Vulcanisaeta thermophila window:
- a CDS encoding L-glutamate gamma-semialdehyde dehydrogenase encodes MSGKVTYVSVMASEEIHPKYEKALEEVAETLGREWPIYIDGKPTTLGSKFEKRSPIDTNILIGKFQRAGPEELNRALESSIRAFRDWSRMDWSERAKILAKLADLIERDRFRLAAVITYEVGKNRFEALAEVHEMIDVIRYYVDLIKKLNYYVDKMNSPIPNEDATSVMRPYGAWVVISPFNFPMALAKGMLTGVLLTGNTAVWKPTSEAPLSAVVLYELMMEAGIPDGVINLIIGPGEALEDAIVTNPKVAGIAFTGSRDVGMKLYRRFTQSQPWPKPIVLEMGSKNPVIVTAKADLEKAAEGVMRAAFGYSGQKCSAASRVYVHRDVYDEFMKLLIEKTRNIVVGDPRKRETFMGPVINARARDNFAKYVKDAVESGGKVLIGGRVLSGGIYDRGYYVEPTIITGVPRDNYLWRTELFVPILLVDTFENLDEAIARANDVDYGLTAGIFSEDPNEIEKFFNEIEFGVVYANRRDGATTGAWPGAQPFTGWKASGATGKGVNGPYYLLNFLREQSRTIVR; translated from the coding sequence ATGAGCGGTAAGGTAACCTACGTATCCGTAATGGCCAGTGAGGAAATACACCCAAAGTACGAAAAGGCCCTGGAAGAGGTGGCCGAAACCCTCGGTAGGGAATGGCCCATATACATAGACGGAAAACCCACAACGCTGGGTAGCAAATTCGAGAAGAGGAGCCCCATTGACACAAACATACTAATCGGCAAATTCCAGAGGGCAGGCCCGGAGGAGCTCAACAGGGCGTTGGAATCCTCCATAAGGGCCTTCAGGGATTGGTCCAGGATGGACTGGAGCGAGAGGGCCAAGATCCTCGCCAAACTGGCGGACCTCATTGAGAGGGATAGGTTTAGGCTAGCTGCCGTGATCACTTACGAGGTTGGTAAGAATAGGTTTGAGGCGCTGGCGGAGGTTCATGAGATGATTGACGTGATTAGGTACTACGTGGACCTAATAAAGAAACTGAACTACTACGTGGACAAAATGAACTCACCAATACCCAATGAGGACGCCACAAGCGTAATGAGGCCATACGGCGCCTGGGTGGTTATCTCACCATTCAACTTTCCAATGGCCCTAGCCAAGGGAATGCTAACAGGCGTGCTACTCACAGGGAACACCGCAGTATGGAAACCCACAAGCGAAGCCCCACTCTCCGCAGTGGTACTCTACGAATTAATGATGGAGGCAGGGATACCAGACGGCGTCATTAACCTAATCATAGGGCCTGGCGAGGCCCTTGAGGACGCCATAGTGACTAACCCGAAGGTCGCGGGCATAGCATTCACGGGGTCCAGGGACGTGGGCATGAAACTATACAGAAGATTCACACAATCACAACCATGGCCCAAACCCATAGTCCTAGAAATGGGCTCCAAAAACCCAGTCATAGTCACAGCAAAGGCCGACCTGGAGAAGGCGGCAGAGGGCGTAATGAGGGCCGCCTTTGGGTATTCAGGGCAGAAGTGCTCAGCGGCGTCTAGGGTCTACGTACACAGGGACGTCTATGACGAATTCATGAAACTACTCATAGAGAAGACCAGGAACATAGTTGTTGGGGACCCACGCAAACGCGAAACATTCATGGGACCCGTAATAAACGCCAGGGCCAGGGACAACTTCGCTAAGTACGTCAAGGACGCCGTAGAAAGCGGCGGCAAAGTACTAATTGGGGGCAGGGTATTGAGCGGAGGCATTTATGACAGGGGATACTACGTGGAGCCCACAATAATAACCGGGGTGCCAAGGGACAATTACCTATGGCGCACCGAACTCTTCGTACCAATACTACTCGTGGACACCTTCGAAAACCTAGACGAAGCCATAGCCAGGGCCAACGACGTTGATTACGGACTAACCGCAGGAATATTCAGCGAAGACCCAAACGAAATAGAGAAGTTCTTCAACGAGATAGAATTCGGCGTGGTGTATGCGAACAGGAGGGATGGCGCAACCACGGGGGCATGGCCAGGGGCACAGCCATTCACAGGCTGGAAGGCAAGCGGTGCCACGGGTAAGGGCGTCAACGGACCCTACTACCTACTGAACTTCCTAAGGGAGCAGTCCAGGACCATTGTTAGGTAA
- a CDS encoding APC family permease, whose product MAQSEARTYELRRNATGFLGVLYNSLAGQAPAYSIASGAALIMGSAMAAAPLAMLLTLLGVLAIVYSIYVLGRRFPHAASFYAYVTNTINSRVGFLNGVVYTVLYSIIGVGSIAIAFAYLGTEGIYAIVGHPVNPLVLLPIPIVLALVPAILGIRPSIRTEMTLTSVEIAILLVFVALTLYSHPTSLSLLPFTPQGTFATGLGVLAGLSGGLVFGITYFMGFEVSTQISEEASNPRRSVPLGTVWATVIMGVLYILVTYAVIVNVGYSQDAITNFVNQASGMGPNPIYSLIEHYLGVPGLYLFAISVMFSVFGCYLATLNATARMLYGMARDGLLPSWLAKTHPRFKSPHNALLLTTGVAVVTIALAYLASYLSGPSNPIALTYYAMEDAYAIDSLYYVISLILIAVGALKVTGWAGRVALALGISLLAITFYYSVTNIWYAVAIVVSIVLIIIVEFTVLRTRLSGIRQTVCPYC is encoded by the coding sequence ATGGCCCAATCCGAGGCCAGGACTTACGAACTTAGGAGGAACGCCACCGGTTTCCTAGGTGTCCTGTACAACTCACTGGCTGGGCAGGCCCCTGCGTATAGTATTGCCAGTGGTGCAGCCCTCATAATGGGTAGTGCCATGGCAGCGGCGCCCCTCGCCATGTTACTGACCCTGCTTGGCGTCCTTGCGATTGTGTACTCAATCTACGTGCTTGGTAGGAGGTTCCCCCACGCGGCCAGTTTCTACGCTTACGTCACTAACACCATTAATTCCAGGGTGGGTTTCCTTAATGGTGTTGTGTACACAGTCCTCTATAGTATAATTGGTGTTGGTTCCATAGCCATAGCCTTCGCTTACCTGGGTACCGAGGGTATATACGCAATTGTGGGTCACCCAGTAAACCCGCTGGTGCTGCTCCCCATACCCATAGTATTAGCCCTGGTACCCGCAATACTGGGCATAAGGCCCAGTATTAGGACTGAGATGACCCTGACCAGCGTTGAAATAGCGATACTCCTGGTTTTCGTGGCCCTAACCCTCTACTCACACCCCACTTCACTTTCACTACTACCCTTCACTCCCCAGGGAACCTTCGCAACGGGATTGGGCGTCCTGGCGGGTTTGTCCGGGGGTTTGGTGTTTGGTATTACGTACTTCATGGGCTTCGAGGTTAGTACGCAGATTTCCGAGGAGGCCAGTAACCCCAGGAGGTCCGTGCCCCTGGGCACTGTGTGGGCCACGGTTATAATGGGCGTGCTCTACATACTGGTGACCTACGCGGTCATAGTCAACGTGGGCTACTCACAGGATGCTATTACTAACTTCGTTAATCAAGCCTCGGGCATGGGCCCAAACCCCATTTACTCATTGATTGAGCATTACCTGGGCGTGCCTGGGCTTTACCTATTCGCCATTAGTGTCATGTTTAGTGTGTTTGGTTGTTACCTGGCCACCCTCAACGCCACGGCCAGGATGCTTTATGGGATGGCTAGGGATGGGTTACTACCCAGTTGGTTGGCTAAGACCCACCCCAGGTTTAAGAGCCCGCATAATGCCCTCCTCCTCACTACGGGTGTTGCCGTGGTAACCATTGCGCTGGCTTACCTGGCCTCATACCTAAGCGGTCCCTCGAACCCCATAGCCCTTACGTACTACGCCATGGAGGATGCCTACGCAATAGACTCCCTCTACTACGTGATAAGCCTGATACTAATAGCCGTGGGTGCCCTCAAAGTGACTGGTTGGGCTGGTAGGGTTGCCCTGGCCCTGGGCATCTCGCTCCTAGCCATAACCTTCTATTACTCGGTGACTAATATTTGGTATGCGGTTGCGATTGTGGTCTCGATAGTACTGATAATCATTGTGGAGTTCACGGTACTAAGGACTAGGTTGTCTGGGATTAGGCAGACCGTGTGCCCCTACTGCTAA
- a CDS encoding purine-cytosine permease family protein, producing MTSVIEKLGIEHIPSEARHGKTLYQFTLWFAGNLTVADYALGPILYTLGLPIPWLVLALVLGNVLGGLLVGLLAAMGPVFGYPQIIISRAAYGKRGNLPFAVANWVSTLGWFSVNAIIGGFIINYVVPQIPLPAAILITVATQFIIALFGYDFIHRTEYVLSAVLGVLFAVSLYLSLTTPHLLANYLKTASFNAFNFAIALATIFSYIMSWGPYASDYSRYLPENASRGKIILYATLGGALASLWSEVVGFAVTAATNNTSGLPTVLVQFMGRYGIAYAVIAVAALFLGALAANVLNIYTNSLSALAVYGRARRWQTLVAGAVVGSVMAVLGGMNFIGYYEGFLLFLDYWITPWIGILIVMFYVGRVRDWRLVENGPSVVWRALAAYLIGLLASAPFMNLDAATGGLIPYVGPISQLMGSADISYFISFIVASLAYLLLIRVPVRVSFYIY from the coding sequence ATGACCTCCGTAATCGAGAAACTGGGTATTGAGCACATACCCAGTGAGGCGAGGCACGGTAAAACACTGTACCAATTCACCCTGTGGTTTGCTGGGAACCTGACCGTGGCTGATTACGCGCTGGGCCCCATACTTTACACCCTGGGTTTGCCAATACCGTGGTTGGTACTTGCCCTAGTGCTTGGTAATGTACTTGGGGGTTTGCTTGTGGGTTTACTGGCAGCCATGGGGCCAGTCTTTGGTTACCCCCAGATAATCATATCCAGGGCTGCCTATGGCAAAAGGGGCAACCTACCCTTCGCAGTGGCCAATTGGGTTAGTACCCTGGGTTGGTTCTCCGTTAATGCCATCATTGGCGGCTTCATTATTAATTACGTGGTGCCCCAAATACCACTGCCCGCTGCGATCCTAATAACCGTGGCCACCCAATTCATAATAGCCCTCTTTGGTTACGACTTCATACACAGGACCGAGTACGTACTCTCCGCGGTGCTTGGTGTGTTATTCGCGGTATCGCTATACCTATCCCTAACCACACCCCACCTACTGGCCAATTACCTAAAGACCGCTAGCTTCAACGCATTCAACTTCGCCATAGCCCTGGCAACCATATTCAGTTACATAATGTCCTGGGGACCCTACGCCAGTGACTACTCGAGGTACCTGCCCGAGAATGCGAGTAGGGGTAAGATAATACTTTACGCAACGCTGGGTGGGGCGCTGGCGAGCCTGTGGAGCGAGGTTGTGGGTTTCGCCGTTACGGCCGCCACAAACAACACCAGTGGCTTGCCCACGGTGCTTGTGCAGTTCATGGGTAGGTACGGCATTGCCTACGCCGTGATTGCCGTTGCGGCATTATTCCTGGGCGCCCTGGCCGCCAACGTGTTGAACATATACACGAACTCGTTATCTGCCCTGGCGGTTTACGGTAGGGCGAGGAGGTGGCAGACCCTGGTGGCTGGTGCCGTGGTTGGTTCCGTAATGGCTGTGCTGGGTGGTATGAACTTCATAGGCTATTACGAGGGCTTCCTCCTATTCCTAGACTACTGGATAACGCCGTGGATAGGCATACTCATTGTTATGTTTTATGTCGGTAGGGTGAGGGATTGGAGGTTGGTGGAGAATGGGCCCTCGGTGGTTTGGAGGGCCTTGGCAGCCTACCTAATCGGCCTCCTGGCCTCGGCACCATTCATGAACCTAGACGCAGCCACTGGAGGGCTTATCCCCTACGTGGGCCCAATCTCACAATTAATGGGTAGTGCCGACATTAGCTACTTCATATCATTCATAGTGGCCTCACTAGCCTACTTACTCCTGATTAGGGTTCCCGTTAGGGTTTCGTTTTACATATATTAA
- a CDS encoding TldD/PmbA family protein has product MPVSIPEDQVLKALDEALRGGAEYVEVRFQVDEIRSVSVRNGELQFVSSVSYGGVSIRSLVNGMFGFSATNNLDWDSIRDAVTNSIRSARALSRLRRRRVVLSQERPARITYEVPQRRRLEDLGSDYLVKYLVDIDGIMRTEPRIKVRNLSINVRITHKFIVNSEGARVISTVPRISFFGVLIAHDPERGSAQRNIEWGGSGGFEVMDGLENEVKREVEVIGKVLDEARPLPHDDVMDVVLGPELAGIMVHESVGHPFELDRIMGREGAEAGESYLRVEDLGRFRLGSDQVTIIDDPTIPGSYGFYLVDEEGVTARPRYLVRNGVVNELLTNREYAGYLGIRSTAAARSSEFDKEPIPRMANTYLAPGDWKPEEIIRDTRRGLYIVSYTEWNIDDRRWFGRYGGFEAYLIENGELKGMVRNPFIEVNTGYLWSHVDAVANDLRFFIGTCGKGNPMQGVPVFLGGPTFRVRSVRVLKSV; this is encoded by the coding sequence ATGCCAGTGAGCATACCCGAGGACCAGGTCCTAAAGGCACTGGATGAGGCCCTCAGGGGTGGTGCTGAGTACGTCGAGGTTAGGTTTCAGGTGGATGAGATTAGGAGTGTGAGTGTTAGGAATGGGGAGCTTCAGTTCGTTTCTTCGGTATCCTACGGTGGTGTGTCCATTAGGTCCCTGGTAAACGGCATGTTCGGCTTCTCAGCAACCAACAACCTGGATTGGGACTCCATAAGGGATGCCGTGACTAACTCCATTAGGTCCGCAAGGGCTTTGAGTAGGTTGAGGAGGAGGCGCGTGGTCCTTAGTCAGGAGAGGCCTGCGAGGATTACCTACGAAGTGCCCCAGAGGAGGAGGCTTGAGGATCTAGGTAGTGATTACCTGGTGAAGTACCTGGTGGATATTGACGGCATCATGAGGACCGAGCCCAGGATAAAGGTGAGGAACCTATCAATCAACGTGAGGATAACCCACAAGTTCATTGTGAATAGTGAGGGCGCCCGCGTCATTAGTACCGTACCCAGGATCAGCTTCTTCGGCGTGTTAATAGCCCATGACCCAGAGAGGGGTAGTGCCCAGAGGAATATTGAGTGGGGTGGTTCAGGGGGCTTTGAGGTGATGGATGGGCTTGAGAATGAGGTTAAGCGTGAGGTGGAGGTGATTGGTAAGGTTCTTGATGAGGCCAGGCCACTGCCCCATGATGATGTGATGGACGTGGTGCTGGGCCCCGAGTTGGCCGGCATTATGGTTCACGAGTCCGTGGGCCACCCATTCGAGTTGGATAGGATAATGGGTCGTGAGGGTGCAGAAGCCGGTGAGTCATACCTAAGGGTTGAGGATCTTGGGAGGTTCAGGCTTGGTAGTGACCAGGTCACGATAATCGACGACCCCACAATACCTGGTAGCTACGGATTCTACCTGGTGGATGAGGAGGGGGTTACGGCAAGGCCCAGGTACCTGGTCAGAAATGGCGTCGTCAATGAATTACTCACCAATAGGGAGTACGCAGGTTACCTGGGCATTAGGAGCACCGCTGCTGCGAGGTCCAGCGAGTTTGATAAGGAGCCCATACCCCGCATGGCCAATACTTACCTGGCACCTGGGGATTGGAAGCCTGAGGAGATTATTAGGGATACCAGGAGGGGTTTGTACATTGTCTCCTACACCGAGTGGAACATTGATGATAGGCGTTGGTTTGGTAGGTACGGAGGCTTTGAGGCCTACCTCATAGAGAATGGTGAGTTAAAGGGTATGGTTAGGAACCCATTCATAGAGGTTAACACGGGATACCTATGGAGCCACGTGGATGCTGTGGCCAACGACCTGAGGTTCTTCATTGGCACGTGCGGGAAGGGTAACCCAATGCAGGGCGTGCCCGTGTTCCTTGGTGGGCCCACGTTTAGGGTTAGGAGCGTCAGGGTTTTGAAGTCCGTTTAA
- a CDS encoding TldD/PmbA family protein produces the protein MELHELARPVINSSRGLVDEVVVVVNRVDWHMIRFANNEPTIVNNWVQYTVDVYLSRGRRFITTSITSTNPSEVVNRVGEAIKQLNVTPEDPLFTPITHVGKPTMELPGSYDKRIEDALDPLIDKLNNAIQASISEGAERNAGALTYGVLSRYYLDHTGLELEGKYSFVTLTIRAFAGDSTATSTAVSRDLDGFRAEDAGREAGRLASLGKGLPVEDIEPGRYKVLLGPLVSGHLYGLVVSLWFNAHSVLVGMSGISREDLGKQVASGNLSISDLSHEGTALNSESFDYEGNPTRNLEIISRGVLKALLHNNRTAAKFGTETTGNATDLGGVVRPGPRHVLINPGSMPSDLDGLLGELDNGVFISNNWYTRFQNIRDGLFSTVARDQVLLVRGGRPTARLRGVRIADTFRTLLSGYVDSSKRAWQVYWWDMDVPSTAPYVLIENLGLTKGPE, from the coding sequence ATGGAGCTTCATGAACTTGCAAGGCCTGTGATTAATTCGTCGAGGGGCTTGGTGGATGAGGTTGTGGTTGTGGTTAATAGGGTTGATTGGCACATGATTAGGTTTGCGAATAATGAGCCAACGATAGTGAATAATTGGGTTCAGTACACCGTTGATGTGTACCTGTCCAGGGGTCGTAGGTTCATAACCACATCAATAACCTCCACAAACCCCAGCGAGGTGGTTAATAGGGTTGGTGAGGCCATTAAGCAGTTAAACGTAACGCCCGAGGACCCACTTTTCACACCCATAACCCACGTGGGCAAACCCACAATGGAGCTTCCCGGCTCCTATGATAAGAGGATTGAGGATGCCCTGGACCCACTAATTGACAAACTAAACAACGCAATACAGGCATCAATTAGCGAGGGCGCCGAGAGGAATGCCGGGGCCCTGACCTACGGAGTCCTGAGCAGGTACTACCTGGACCACACGGGGCTTGAACTTGAGGGTAAGTACTCATTCGTGACGCTTACCATAAGGGCGTTTGCTGGGGACTCCACGGCTACATCTACCGCGGTGTCCAGGGACCTAGATGGGTTCAGGGCTGAGGATGCTGGGCGCGAGGCGGGTCGTTTGGCCAGTCTCGGTAAGGGGCTGCCTGTTGAGGACATTGAACCTGGTAGGTACAAGGTGCTCCTTGGGCCCCTGGTGTCCGGCCACCTATATGGCTTGGTGGTTTCCCTGTGGTTTAACGCACACTCGGTGTTGGTGGGTATGTCGGGGATATCCAGGGAGGACCTGGGTAAGCAGGTGGCCAGTGGTAACCTAAGCATAAGCGACCTATCCCACGAGGGCACCGCCCTAAACTCGGAATCCTTCGACTACGAGGGTAACCCCACGAGGAACCTGGAAATCATAAGCAGGGGCGTACTCAAGGCACTGCTTCATAATAATAGGACAGCGGCTAAGTTCGGCACGGAGACCACGGGAAATGCTACGGACCTTGGGGGTGTTGTCCGCCCTGGACCAAGGCATGTGCTCATAAACCCTGGCAGCATGCCCAGTGACTTGGACGGGCTCCTAGGCGAGTTGGATAATGGCGTCTTCATCAGTAATAATTGGTACACTAGGTTCCAGAATATTAGGGATGGCTTATTCTCAACCGTGGCCAGGGACCAGGTGCTCCTGGTGAGGGGTGGAAGGCCCACGGCTAGGCTGAGGGGCGTTAGGATTGCGGACACCTTCAGGACATTATTGAGTGGTTACGTGGATTCCAGCAAAAGGGCTTGGCAGGTTTATTGGTGGGATATGGATGTACCGTCAACGGCACCCTACGTATTAATAGAGAACCTGGGACTAACTAAAGGCCCGGAGTGA
- a CDS encoding ARMT1-like domain-containing protein, which yields MQRPLNPRAWNPLWFISTPDCILCALESRFDELRKLGAPDELYINVGSRIMELSRRGRAVMFIESHNHIRISLNIDDLHSTEKLELERAGKELARELRAVLGDDVINYVKAAAAANSVDIRMRGYEFNTEDLRRGILEEPAWIGLGREDLLGMIQGSKSLGYLVDNSGEFQIDKLLIEKLMNMGIKVSVYAKSTPYEVDVTHNHVRSELGGNVTVKAIPGNYSAFWYRELRNELGGYDLVISKGLDNLETYAEVMPGLDNVIFLFRAKCPIIAKLLNVAHNKPVIMNTKPINKLRKEHK from the coding sequence GTGCAAAGGCCTTTAAACCCCAGGGCATGGAACCCCCTGTGGTTCATAAGCACACCAGACTGCATACTCTGCGCCCTGGAGTCCAGGTTCGACGAACTCCGTAAGCTGGGGGCCCCTGATGAACTTTACATTAACGTGGGCTCCAGGATAATGGAACTATCCAGAAGGGGCAGGGCTGTCATGTTCATAGAATCCCACAACCACATAAGAATATCCCTAAACATAGACGACCTACACTCAACGGAGAAGCTGGAATTGGAGCGCGCGGGTAAGGAGCTGGCCAGGGAGTTACGGGCGGTCCTTGGCGATGATGTAATTAATTACGTAAAGGCCGCCGCGGCCGCGAACTCCGTGGACATTAGGATGAGGGGTTACGAATTCAACACGGAAGACCTCAGGAGGGGCATACTCGAGGAACCAGCATGGATTGGGCTGGGCAGGGAGGATTTACTGGGCATGATCCAGGGCTCCAAATCCCTGGGCTACCTAGTGGATAACTCCGGGGAATTCCAAATCGACAAACTACTCATTGAGAAACTAATGAACATGGGCATCAAGGTCAGCGTCTACGCAAAATCCACACCATACGAGGTCGACGTAACCCATAACCACGTGAGGAGTGAATTAGGGGGCAACGTGACCGTGAAGGCCATACCAGGCAACTACTCAGCCTTCTGGTACAGGGAGTTAAGGAATGAGCTGGGCGGTTACGACCTGGTCATATCTAAGGGGCTTGACAACCTGGAAACCTACGCGGAGGTCATGCCAGGACTGGACAACGTAATCTTCCTCTTTAGGGCTAAATGCCCAATAATAGCAAAACTACTAAACGTGGCCCATAACAAGCCCGTGATCATGAACACAAAACCCATAAACAAACTAAGGAAAGAACATAAATAA
- a CDS encoding restriction endonuclease, with the protein MSTNSLREILKGAICRDRDHALAFFLWAFLKYEPEHLRQNAEWFGLNERMLNDVETTVKNTLEQLRLTYDFKISEEITRAAADCLENFSLEFEKITKERVSKLTDLERRVLRHASLWMRNMKTTHYLFNDDKKVFIAESIDTNELVDSLCVVLKADYSQIYGLVYRILAQTGLAFAYISGSSRHTYYSIIIPRYALSIIEELAVEAEKELQNVTERLHNLNSMQLAAIAGGFFEADNTFYNVYGISHFEYLQSLNIEGVCYKGYVNYSLKGLITNFLIEMVNERCQRLYNRLYKVLKDQGYELDIVDKADNKHLYCRIKAVKPGQHAVIIYIEPFAYKLPFLYEKSVLVFEGPIAKPEEFKNVVVVGMSEGFGGVKVVVDNAGTSWSKDMVEAFNRLSLQPMPSEPSVQAKPAEELSWEDLEEAVVDVLERLGFRGIFGRRPDRDVKLDARGGGKIEVDVWGWKQVGSTRLNIYVSCKNWNRDVDRSVVDEEFGRTLQLNEIPQIKVIVAKRFTDTAKKVAQADGFIVIELGDVSTVDEARNLIYKQLRDFFTGIAPPDLQRLANEVKQITDKLRSIADEMEKLSAYYS; encoded by the coding sequence ATGAGCACTAATTCACTTAGAGAGATACTTAAGGGTGCCATATGCAGAGATCGAGATCACGCCCTAGCATTCTTCCTCTGGGCATTCCTGAAATACGAACCTGAACACCTCAGACAGAATGCAGAATGGTTCGGGCTTAATGAGAGAATGCTCAATGATGTTGAAACTACTGTAAAGAATACCCTTGAGCAATTAAGGTTAACTTATGACTTCAAAATTAGTGAAGAGATTACGAGAGCTGCTGCAGATTGTCTTGAGAACTTTAGCTTAGAATTTGAGAAGATCACTAAGGAAAGAGTCAGTAAGCTCACGGATCTAGAGAGGAGGGTATTAAGGCATGCATCGCTCTGGATGCGCAACATGAAAACAACCCACTATTTATTTAATGATGATAAAAAGGTCTTTATAGCTGAATCAATAGATACTAATGAGCTTGTTGACTCATTATGTGTTGTCCTTAAAGCTGATTATTCTCAAATTTACGGCTTGGTGTACAGGATACTTGCACAGACAGGCCTTGCCTTTGCATATATTAGCGGTTCAAGTAGACATACTTACTACAGCATCATCATTCCGAGATATGCATTAAGCATAATCGAGGAGCTGGCAGTCGAGGCTGAGAAAGAACTTCAAAACGTTACCGAGAGACTACATAACTTAAACTCAATGCAATTAGCCGCTATTGCAGGTGGTTTCTTTGAGGCTGACAATACCTTTTACAATGTCTATGGAATTTCTCACTTTGAGTATTTACAGTCGTTAAATATTGAAGGTGTCTGCTATAAGGGGTATGTTAATTACTCACTGAAGGGCTTAATTACTAATTTCCTTATAGAGATGGTTAATGAACGCTGTCAACGTCTATACAACCGCCTCTATAAGGTATTGAAGGATCAGGGTTATGAACTCGATATCGTAGACAAAGCTGATAATAAACACCTTTACTGCAGAATTAAGGCAGTTAAACCAGGCCAGCACGCTGTAATTATCTATATCGAACCATTCGCATACAAACTCCCATTTCTTTATGAGAAGAGCGTATTAGTATTTGAGGGTCCCATAGCTAAGCCGGAGGAATTTAAGAACGTTGTGGTTGTAGGGATGAGTGAGGGCTTCGGTGGTGTAAAGGTGGTGGTTGATAATGCAGGTACTAGTTGGAGTAAAGATATGGTTGAGGCCTTTAATAGGCTATCATTACAACCAATGCCTTCGGAGCCTTCAGTTCAGGCAAAGCCTGCGGAGGAGCTTTCTTGGGAGGACTTGGAGGAGGCTGTTGTTGATGTGCTAGAGCGATTGGGTTTCAGGGGTATCTTTGGAAGGAGACCTGATAGGGATGTTAAGTTAGATGCTAGGGGTGGAGGTAAGATTGAGGTGGATGTTTGGGGCTGGAAGCAGGTTGGTTCAACTAGATTGAATATTTATGTTTCGTGTAAGAATTGGAATAGAGATGTTGATAGGAGTGTTGTAGATGAGGAGTTTGGGAGGACTTTACAATTGAATGAGATACCCCAGATCAAGGTCATAGTGGCTAAGAGATTCACAGACACTGCTAAGAAGGTTGCTCAGGCAGATGGTTTCATAGTTATAGAGTTGGGTGATGTATCAACGGTTGATGAAGCCCGTAACCTCATATACAAGCAATTAAGGGACTTCTTCACTGGAATAGCACCACCAGATCTCCAGAGACTAGCTAATGAGGTTAAGCAAATAACTGATAAACTGAGATCCATTGCTGACGAGATGGAGAAGCTGTCGGCATATTACAGTTAA
- a CDS encoding ERAP1-like C-terminal domain-containing protein, producing MFRQSRFKFIGNEPSTWPIPIIYRSGDKTSVILMEEQTLTLGSGRVEFLNVDGTGYYRVNHGDWEYAMSNAANDYERWSVINDAYAHLLQGTLDINEYLNLIRRVSRSVNYLLTTTVIRQLRTLYSINPAPVRQVLIDYLRT from the coding sequence GTGTTTAGGCAGAGTAGGTTTAAGTTCATTGGCAATGAACCGAGCACCTGGCCCATACCCATTATCTACAGGTCCGGTGACAAGACCTCGGTAATACTCATGGAGGAACAAACCCTAACCCTAGGCTCCGGCCGTGTGGAGTTCCTCAACGTGGACGGCACCGGGTACTACAGGGTTAACCACGGAGATTGGGAGTACGCAATGAGCAACGCAGCCAATGACTATGAGAGGTGGAGCGTGATAAACGACGCCTACGCACACCTCCTCCAGGGCACCCTGGACATTAATGAGTACCTAAACCTGATTAGGCGTGTGAGTAGGTCAGTCAATTACCTACTAACAACCACCGTAATCAGGCAGCTGAGGACGCTATACTCAATAAACCCAGCCCCGGTGAGGCAGGTACTCATTGACTACCTAAGAACATAG
- a CDS encoding ERAP1-like C-terminal domain-containing protein, producing the protein MDEEYATIVANMVNNYQSLDPIMRRTALNAYAVVGDKPFEKLSQLYRSLGNDRDRVLVLSAMLNIPKPSEYTKTLEFMKSGKVKKQDLIYFSVGASNPWVREVNATWIKENYKFILQAFGDPGNLSRLLVQSVPLIFIGREDEAREFLSNLNVKGTEIGIKESLELLTIYSRLNKQIEQK; encoded by the coding sequence GTGGATGAGGAGTACGCAACCATAGTGGCAAACATGGTAAATAACTACCAATCCCTAGACCCAATAATGAGGAGGACAGCACTAAACGCATACGCCGTAGTCGGCGACAAACCCTTCGAAAAACTCTCACAACTCTACAGGTCACTGGGCAATGATAGGGATAGGGTCCTGGTACTCTCGGCAATGCTAAACATACCCAAACCCAGCGAGTACACCAAGACCCTGGAATTCATGAAGTCAGGCAAGGTTAAGAAGCAAGACCTAATATACTTCTCAGTGGGCGCCTCAAACCCATGGGTTAGGGAAGTAAACGCCACGTGGATCAAGGAGAACTACAAATTCATACTACAAGCCTTCGGAGACCCAGGAAACCTATCAAGACTACTAGTCCAATCAGTACCCCTCATATTCATAGGCCGCGAGGACGAAGCAAGGGAATTCCTAAGCAACCTCAACGTAAAGGGAACAGAAATAGGCATCAAGGAAAGCCTAGAACTACTAACCATATACTCAAGACTAAACAAACAAATAGAACAAAAATAA